In a genomic window of Salegentibacter salegens:
- a CDS encoding DJ-1/PfpI family protein, translated as MKKILFLTGDFAEDYETMVPFQMLEMLGYTVHTVCPGKKKGDKIKTAIHDFEGDQTYTEKPGHLFELNYSFDEVFPDDYDGFVMAGGRAPEYLRLNKKVIEITKHFFEKDKPVASICHAIQILTVAKVLEGRTLTAYPTIGPEIELVGGKYKEVNPTEAVVDGNLVTSPAWPGHAAFIREFVKLLGAKIEI; from the coding sequence ATGAAAAAAATACTTTTTTTAACTGGAGATTTTGCTGAAGATTACGAAACCATGGTGCCTTTCCAGATGTTAGAAATGCTGGGTTACACCGTGCATACTGTTTGTCCTGGAAAGAAAAAAGGTGACAAGATAAAAACCGCAATTCACGATTTTGAAGGAGACCAAACCTATACCGAAAAACCCGGTCATTTATTTGAACTCAATTATTCTTTTGATGAGGTATTTCCAGACGATTATGACGGATTTGTAATGGCCGGTGGCCGCGCACCGGAATATTTGAGATTGAATAAAAAAGTAATAGAAATCACGAAACATTTCTTTGAGAAAGATAAACCGGTGGCTTCTATTTGTCATGCAATTCAAATTCTTACCGTGGCCAAGGTTCTCGAGGGCAGAACGCTTACAGCCTATCCAACTATAGGCCCAGAAATAGAACTGGTAGGAGGGAAGTATAAAGAGGTTAATCCTACCGAAGCCGTGGTAGATGGTAATTTAGTTACTTCACCAGCCTGGCCCGGTCACGCAGCGTTTATAAGAGAATTTGTAAAATTGCTTGGGGCAAAAATTGAGATTTAA
- a CDS encoding GAF domain-containing sensor histidine kinase, with protein MHKDYKADVANINKIPIVTQLLDIICLTTGMGFTAIARVTEDRWITCAVNDKIEFGLKPGDELKVETTICNEVRQHEQAVFIDNVATSDTYAQHPTPAMYKFSSYISVPLYKKDGSFFGTICAIDKKKAKIDTEEIRGMFQLYAELISFHLEAIEEKENAVAELNEEQHIAELREQFIAILGHDLKNPIATTRMSAEILMKFSKEELVKRNAALIKSTSIRMEGLIDNLLDFARGRLGEGIKLNKTKDSKKLEEVLKQVINELKIISPDQKITSNIQIKNPVDCDPNRIAQLCSNLLGNAVTHGTPGKSIELEAICLNGEFKLAITNDGVKIPKKVREKLFEPFYRIEGEEPKKGLGLGLYIASQIASAHKGNIQVSSSDKETVFSFVMPAQN; from the coding sequence TTGCATAAAGATTATAAAGCAGACGTTGCAAATATTAATAAAATCCCCATCGTTACTCAGTTATTGGATATTATTTGTCTTACAACCGGGATGGGTTTTACTGCTATTGCCCGGGTCACAGAAGATAGATGGATTACCTGCGCTGTAAACGATAAGATTGAATTCGGGTTAAAACCTGGAGATGAACTTAAAGTAGAAACAACCATTTGTAACGAAGTACGCCAGCACGAGCAGGCTGTTTTTATAGATAATGTAGCTACAAGTGATACTTATGCTCAACATCCAACTCCTGCGATGTATAAATTTTCGAGTTATATTTCGGTTCCTCTTTATAAAAAAGATGGAAGTTTCTTTGGTACTATTTGCGCCATAGATAAAAAAAAGGCCAAGATAGATACTGAAGAAATTAGAGGTATGTTTCAGCTTTATGCTGAATTAATAAGTTTTCATCTTGAAGCTATTGAAGAAAAAGAAAACGCCGTAGCGGAACTTAACGAAGAACAACATATAGCAGAACTTCGGGAACAGTTTATCGCCATTTTAGGTCACGATTTAAAAAACCCGATTGCTACCACCAGAATGAGTGCTGAAATTTTAATGAAATTTAGTAAGGAAGAGCTTGTAAAGCGTAACGCAGCCCTTATTAAATCTACCAGCATTAGAATGGAAGGTTTAATTGATAATCTATTAGATTTTGCCCGCGGCCGATTAGGAGAAGGCATAAAACTTAATAAAACTAAAGATTCTAAAAAGTTGGAGGAGGTATTAAAACAGGTGATTAATGAATTGAAAATTATTTCTCCTGACCAGAAGATAACTTCAAATATTCAAATAAAAAATCCCGTGGATTGCGATCCAAACCGAATCGCACAATTATGCTCCAATCTTTTAGGAAATGCAGTCACCCATGGTACTCCAGGAAAATCTATAGAACTTGAAGCGATATGCTTAAATGGAGAGTTTAAATTAGCAATCACCAACGATGGGGTGAAAATTCCTAAAAAAGTAAGAGAGAAATTATTTGAACCTTTTTATCGCATTGAAGGAGAAGAACCCAAAAAAGGTTTAGGCCTGGGTCTTTATATCGCATCACAAATAGCTTCAGCTCACAAAGGTAATATACAAGTAAGTTCTTCAGATAAAGAAACTGTGTTCAGTTTTGTGATGCCAGCGCAAAACTAA
- a CDS encoding exonuclease domain-containing protein, with the protein MYAVVDIETTGGKYNEEGITEIAIYKFDGLKVIDQFISLVNPEKPIQPFVVNLTGINNDMLRNAPKFYEVAKRIVEITSDCVLVAHNAKFDYRILRTEFKRLGFEFERKSLCTVELSKKLIPGQASYSLGKLVRALGIPLSDRHRASGDAQATVKLFKMLLAKDIEKNILKDAVKLEPKRQIDTRLVYILEDLPGITGVYYFHNEEGEIIYIGKSRNIKKRVTQHFTNEQRKAREMQKEVNSVSFEATGNELAALLKENQEIKHNKPKYNKVLKKNIFSHALYHSVDENGYINLKIGRAGKKHSITTFSSLKRARNVMEMWIEKYELCHKLCNLEKGNGNCFNYTLKKCHGACINEESVESYNERVRELIDKHSYKNQHMLVIDRGREIDEKSALLVEDGQFKGIGYFNLNHQISNIDIIRSIITPMKNDRDAQHIIQSYLRRNSRLKIVPLTPQTK; encoded by the coding sequence ATAACCGAAATTGCAATTTATAAATTTGATGGTTTAAAAGTAATAGACCAGTTTATAAGCCTTGTAAATCCCGAAAAACCAATTCAACCCTTTGTGGTAAACCTCACGGGAATTAATAACGATATGCTTCGTAATGCTCCCAAATTTTACGAGGTTGCTAAACGCATTGTAGAAATAACTTCAGATTGTGTTTTGGTAGCGCACAATGCAAAATTTGACTATAGAATTCTTCGCACCGAATTTAAAAGGCTTGGTTTCGAATTTGAAAGAAAATCACTTTGTACCGTAGAGCTATCCAAAAAACTTATTCCGGGGCAGGCATCTTATAGTTTGGGGAAATTGGTTAGAGCACTGGGAATTCCGTTAAGTGATAGGCACCGTGCCAGTGGCGACGCCCAGGCAACCGTGAAACTTTTTAAAATGTTACTCGCAAAAGATATTGAGAAGAACATTCTTAAAGATGCGGTAAAATTAGAGCCCAAACGCCAGATAGATACCCGACTTGTTTATATCCTGGAAGATTTACCAGGAATTACAGGCGTATATTATTTTCATAATGAAGAGGGCGAGATCATTTACATTGGAAAAAGCAGGAATATAAAAAAACGAGTGACCCAGCATTTCACCAACGAGCAGCGTAAAGCCAGGGAAATGCAGAAAGAAGTTAATTCGGTTAGTTTTGAAGCCACAGGGAATGAACTGGCGGCCCTTTTAAAAGAAAACCAGGAAATAAAACATAACAAACCTAAATACAACAAGGTTTTAAAAAAGAATATATTTAGCCATGCCCTCTACCACTCTGTCGATGAAAACGGCTATATAAATTTAAAAATTGGCCGTGCCGGTAAAAAACACAGTATTACCACTTTTTCTTCGCTAAAGCGAGCTCGAAACGTTATGGAGATGTGGATAGAAAAATATGAACTCTGCCATAAATTATGCAATCTTGAAAAAGGAAATGGAAACTGTTTTAATTATACGCTAAAAAAATGCCACGGGGCCTGTATCAATGAAGAATCGGTTGAGTCTTACAACGAAAGAGTGAGGGAATTAATTGATAAGCATTCCTATAAAAACCAACATATGCTGGTTATAGACCGTGGGCGTGAAATAGACGAAAAAAGTGCACTTCTTGTTGAGGATGGCCAATTTAAAGGCATTGGTTACTTTAATTTAAACCACCAGATTAGCAATATTGATATTATTAGGTCTATAATTACTCCTATGAAAAACGACCGCGATGCACAGCATATTATTCAAAGTTATTTACGGCGAAATTCACGCTTAAAAATTGTACCCTTAACCCCGCAAACTAAATAA
- a CDS encoding dodecin family protein produces MSIVKVIEVIASSTESFDDATRNALAEASKSVKNIESVYVKEMHANVINNKIASYAVNAKISFKKES; encoded by the coding sequence ATGAGTATTGTAAAAGTTATTGAAGTAATTGCAAGTTCAACAGAAAGTTTTGATGATGCAACAAGAAACGCTCTTGCAGAGGCTTCTAAAAGTGTAAAGAATATAGAATCGGTTTACGTAAAAGAAATGCATGCGAATGTTATTAATAATAAAATTGCTTCGTACGCCGTAAATGCAAAAATATCTTTTAAAAAAGAGAGCTAA
- a CDS encoding amino acid carrier protein — protein MKKYFLLILLLPIAILNAQELKVDAKAGNISNLINDGFIDLEVSGGEPPYTYKWSDQKTGLASKSAHGLTEGIPYSVKITDSRGISLTREIKIKPKAITEHFNGAAVPLVESLGNFLFWDPFSAIGIYDPVVYAETAKVPIPGWSPALEDRYMLKEWKVNEGENVKEGDLIAIVNSESKGAINIYANTSGSLKHLTNAGEVIYDSNNSDHLIKTGAHNLAEIKYPTPLPVTHPNGDPQTHNIPLIVIWLIFGAAFFTVKMGFINFKGVKHSIDLARGKYDDPTAPGKITHFQTMATAVSATVGLGNIAGVAIAISLGGAGATFWMIIAGLLGMASKFVECTLGIKYRVINKEGKIFGGPMNYLQHGLERRNMKGFGKVLAVLFAVLCIGATLGGGNMFQANQSFEILASQFEFMEGNGFYFGLALAGLVGLVILGGIESIGKVTGRIVPLMALIYVVSALVVIGVNFENIGSAFSAIYNGAFNATALKGGVIGVLIVGFQRAAFSSESGVGSAAIAHSAGKTRHPASEGYVALIEPFIDTVIICTLTALVLIFTGMHEVEGVGGVQLTSGAFATVMPWFPYVLSIVVFLFAFSTMISWSYYGLRAWTYIFGKTNRSELAFKSMFLIFVVIGASVGLGAVLDFSDMMILTMSFPNIIGLYIMSGEVRKDLKDYNRRLKAGELFTKTS, from the coding sequence ATGAAAAAGTATTTTCTTTTAATCCTTTTACTTCCTATTGCAATTTTAAATGCCCAGGAACTTAAGGTAGATGCCAAAGCCGGAAATATATCTAATTTAATTAATGACGGATTTATCGATTTAGAGGTCTCTGGGGGTGAACCGCCATATACCTATAAATGGTCCGATCAAAAAACGGGTTTAGCATCAAAATCGGCTCACGGTCTTACAGAAGGGATTCCTTATAGCGTAAAAATTACAGATAGCAGAGGCATCAGCCTTACCCGTGAAATTAAAATAAAGCCTAAAGCAATTACCGAACATTTTAATGGTGCCGCTGTACCCCTGGTAGAAAGCCTGGGGAATTTCTTGTTCTGGGACCCGTTTAGCGCAATTGGAATATATGATCCTGTGGTTTATGCCGAAACAGCTAAAGTACCTATCCCGGGTTGGAGCCCTGCTTTGGAAGACCGTTACATGCTAAAGGAATGGAAAGTTAATGAAGGCGAAAATGTAAAAGAAGGAGATCTTATTGCGATAGTAAATTCAGAAAGCAAAGGAGCTATAAATATTTATGCTAACACTAGCGGAAGCCTAAAACATCTCACTAATGCTGGAGAAGTAATTTACGATTCCAACAATAGCGATCATCTTATTAAGACCGGCGCTCATAATCTTGCCGAAATTAAATACCCCACTCCCCTACCCGTTACGCATCCCAATGGAGATCCTCAAACACATAATATTCCACTTATTGTTATTTGGTTAATATTTGGCGCGGCATTTTTTACGGTAAAAATGGGTTTTATCAATTTTAAAGGTGTAAAACATTCTATTGATTTAGCTAGAGGGAAGTATGATGATCCTACCGCGCCCGGAAAGATTACTCATTTTCAAACCATGGCTACCGCAGTTTCTGCTACAGTAGGGCTGGGAAATATTGCCGGCGTAGCCATCGCTATATCTTTAGGAGGGGCGGGAGCAACTTTTTGGATGATTATTGCCGGACTCCTGGGTATGGCTTCAAAATTTGTAGAATGTACGTTGGGAATTAAATACAGGGTAATCAATAAAGAAGGTAAGATCTTTGGTGGCCCTATGAATTATTTACAGCACGGTTTAGAGCGAAGAAATATGAAAGGCTTCGGAAAAGTTCTGGCCGTTTTATTTGCTGTTCTTTGTATTGGAGCAACCCTGGGTGGCGGCAATATGTTCCAGGCCAATCAATCTTTCGAAATTCTTGCAAGTCAGTTTGAATTTATGGAGGGAAATGGTTTTTATTTTGGTCTGGCCCTGGCAGGATTGGTTGGATTAGTAATTCTTGGAGGCATTGAGAGCATAGGTAAAGTAACGGGGAGAATTGTACCCTTAATGGCCCTTATTTATGTAGTTTCTGCTCTTGTGGTTATTGGCGTTAATTTCGAAAATATTGGTTCGGCATTTTCGGCAATTTATAATGGTGCTTTTAATGCAACGGCCTTAAAAGGCGGAGTGATAGGCGTACTTATTGTAGGTTTTCAAAGAGCTGCTTTCTCCAGTGAATCTGGAGTAGGTTCGGCGGCGATTGCACACAGTGCCGGAAAAACCCGTCATCCTGCTTCAGAGGGTTATGTAGCTTTAATTGAACCATTTATTGATACTGTTATCATCTGTACTTTAACAGCGCTTGTTCTTATTTTTACCGGCATGCACGAGGTAGAAGGTGTAGGCGGTGTACAACTTACTTCTGGCGCTTTTGCCACCGTAATGCCGTGGTTTCCTTACGTGCTGAGTATTGTTGTTTTTCTCTTCGCGTTTTCTACCATGATTTCCTGGTCATATTATGGGTTGCGAGCCTGGACGTATATATTTGGAAAAACTAATAGGAGCGAATTGGCTTTTAAATCTATGTTCCTAATTTTTGTGGTTATTGGAGCTTCGGTAGGGCTGGGAGCTGTTCTTGATTTCTCAGATATGATGATTTTAACGATGTCTTTCCCTAATATTATAGGTTTGTACATTATGTCTGGAGAAGTTAGAAAAGATCTAAAGGATTATAACCGAAGGCTGAAAGCCGGAGAACTATTTACAAAAACTTCTTAA
- a CDS encoding Gfo/Idh/MocA family protein, with the protein MQDRRTFIKKSGLFVAATTLPIPNFLLPKNKEKLGVALLGLGNYSTGQLAPALQETDYCELRGIVTGSPEKIPVWQKKYGIKDQNVYNYENMGDIANNDEIDVIYIVVPTGLHAKYAIKAANAGKHVWCEKPMAKTSKECRQIIEACNKNGVKLSIGYRMQHEKNTQTLMKWAETKPFGKMKNLKAEAGYYGDPMNPWKLEKEMGGGAMYDMGVYPLNAARYTTGLEPISVSAKHITNRPEIFNEVDETTVFDLEFPNGITANCRTSFGESMNNLETNCDNGWYYLRPFQSYSGVKGKASDGTVLAPFRKNQQAVQMDDDALAIINDKKVMVPGEDGLKDIIILEKIYESASKNGERLSL; encoded by the coding sequence ATGCAAGATCGCAGAACATTTATTAAAAAGTCGGGATTATTTGTTGCCGCTACTACCCTTCCAATACCCAATTTTTTACTTCCGAAGAATAAAGAAAAGCTAGGTGTTGCCCTCTTAGGCCTGGGAAATTACAGCACCGGGCAATTAGCTCCTGCACTTCAGGAAACCGATTATTGTGAGCTACGTGGCATTGTAACAGGAAGCCCTGAGAAAATCCCGGTATGGCAGAAGAAATACGGGATAAAAGATCAAAATGTGTATAATTATGAGAACATGGGAGATATAGCGAATAACGATGAAATAGATGTGATCTATATTGTTGTACCTACTGGATTGCACGCTAAATATGCTATTAAAGCTGCGAATGCCGGGAAACACGTTTGGTGTGAAAAACCTATGGCGAAAACTTCAAAAGAATGCCGGCAAATAATTGAGGCCTGTAATAAAAATGGGGTAAAACTTTCTATTGGCTATAGAATGCAGCACGAAAAAAATACACAAACCTTAATGAAATGGGCTGAAACCAAACCTTTTGGTAAAATGAAAAACCTAAAAGCGGAAGCCGGTTATTACGGCGACCCGATGAATCCCTGGAAACTGGAAAAAGAAATGGGTGGCGGCGCCATGTATGATATGGGCGTTTATCCTTTAAATGCCGCGAGGTATACCACCGGGTTGGAACCAATTTCGGTAAGTGCAAAACATATTACTAATCGACCCGAAATTTTTAATGAAGTAGATGAAACAACGGTATTTGATCTTGAATTTCCTAATGGAATTACCGCCAATTGCAGAACCAGTTTTGGAGAAAGCATGAATAATCTTGAAACCAATTGTGATAATGGATGGTATTATTTAAGGCCTTTTCAATCGTATTCTGGAGTTAAAGGAAAAGCCAGCGATGGGACTGTTTTAGCTCCATTCAGGAAAAATCAGCAAGCTGTACAAATGGATGATGATGCCCTGGCAATTATCAACGACAAAAAAGTTATGGTTCCCGGAGAAGATGGATTAAAAGATATTATAATCCTGGAAAAAATATATGAATCTGCCAGTAAAAACGGGGAACGTTTAAGTTTATAA
- a CDS encoding LytR/AlgR family response regulator transcription factor — MKALVVDDEELARRRVLNLLAEVKEIEVLGECSNGKSAITQINKLKPGLVFLDISMKDMSGFEVLQKLNVNPKPVVVFVTAYDNYATKAFDVEAFDFLLKPFRDERFFKTIKKVLNISNLEVQENFEKRLQTLFEVYSKDRKTSKIPLKLPVRQGNKTVLLTPGEITYICASGYYAEIYTENNKYLLRESLNNLEDFFKDHAFFRIHRSAIINLNHIKEIVHSDFSEVDVKMKDNKLLRISKSNKKELFDKLGI; from the coding sequence ATGAAAGCACTTGTTGTAGATGATGAAGAATTGGCAAGAAGAAGAGTGCTTAACCTACTTGCTGAAGTAAAGGAAATTGAAGTTTTGGGAGAATGCTCCAATGGGAAATCGGCCATTACCCAAATTAATAAGCTTAAGCCAGGACTTGTTTTCCTTGATATCAGTATGAAAGATATGAGTGGGTTTGAAGTGTTGCAAAAGCTTAATGTGAACCCAAAACCGGTAGTTGTTTTTGTAACGGCCTATGACAATTATGCCACTAAGGCTTTTGATGTAGAAGCCTTCGATTTCCTGCTGAAACCTTTTAGGGACGAGCGGTTTTTTAAAACTATAAAAAAGGTACTTAACATCTCAAATCTCGAAGTCCAGGAAAATTTTGAAAAGCGCCTGCAAACCTTATTTGAAGTTTATAGCAAAGACAGGAAAACTTCCAAAATTCCTTTAAAACTTCCGGTTAGGCAGGGAAACAAAACCGTTTTGCTAACACCTGGAGAAATCACTTATATCTGTGCCTCGGGTTATTATGCTGAAATTTACACTGAAAATAATAAATATTTACTTCGGGAATCTTTAAATAACCTGGAAGATTTTTTTAAAGATCACGCCTTTTTTAGAATTCATAGATCGGCCATTATTAACCTGAATCATATTAAAGAAATTGTGCATTCAGATTTCTCTGAAGTAGATGTAAAAATGAAGGACAATAAATTATTACGCATTAGTAAATCCAATAAAAAAGAATTATTTGATAAACTCGGAATTTAA
- the miaA gene encoding tRNA (adenosine(37)-N6)-dimethylallyltransferase MiaA, producing MNTNYLINIAGPTAIGKTSLAIKLANKFDTEIISADSRQFYKEMCIGTAVPSAEELQAAKHHFIQHISIKDAYNVGDFETEAIQKLEELFQNKKAMVMVGGSGLYTKSVLHGLDYFPEVPSEIRQDLNQKFEEKGLVPLQEELQKCDSQYYKIADIENPQRVIRALEVSIASGKPYSSYLNQPKKQRNFIPLSIGLTADREIIYERINRRVDLMMKEGLLEEAEKLFLNRHLNALNTVGYKELFSFLEGKISLETAIAEIKKNTRRFAKRQLTWFRKDPDIQWFDYKTPVEEIQEFIDTKIAKSSPPFKGGE from the coding sequence ATGAACACTAATTACCTTATTAATATCGCGGGGCCAACCGCCATTGGGAAGACTTCCTTAGCCATTAAACTCGCAAATAAGTTTGATACCGAAATAATATCGGCAGATTCCCGGCAGTTTTATAAAGAAATGTGCATTGGTACCGCTGTTCCTTCTGCTGAAGAATTACAGGCGGCTAAACATCATTTTATTCAACACATTTCTATTAAAGATGCTTATAATGTTGGCGATTTTGAAACTGAAGCCATTCAGAAATTAGAAGAATTGTTTCAGAATAAAAAAGCTATGGTTATGGTTGGCGGCAGTGGGTTATACACCAAAAGTGTACTGCACGGACTGGATTATTTTCCCGAAGTACCTTCGGAAATTAGACAGGATCTCAACCAAAAGTTTGAGGAAAAAGGCCTGGTTCCACTACAGGAGGAATTACAAAAATGCGACTCCCAATATTATAAAATAGCAGATATAGAAAATCCGCAGCGCGTGATTCGTGCCCTGGAGGTATCTATTGCCTCGGGGAAACCTTATTCTTCTTATTTAAATCAGCCTAAAAAACAGCGTAATTTTATCCCGCTAAGCATCGGGCTTACCGCCGATCGTGAAATAATCTATGAACGGATTAACCGGCGTGTAGATTTAATGATGAAGGAAGGATTACTGGAAGAAGCTGAAAAACTTTTTCTTAATCGACACCTTAATGCTTTAAATACCGTAGGTTACAAAGAGCTTTTCAGTTTTTTAGAAGGAAAAATCTCCCTGGAAACCGCTATAGCGGAAATCAAGAAAAACACCCGAAGATTCGCAAAAAGGCAACTTACCTGGTTTAGAAAAGATCCCGATATTCAATGGTTTGATTATAAAACGCCTGTAGAAGAAATACAGGAATTTATTGACACTAAAATTGCGAAAAGCTCCCCTCCTTTCAAAGGAGGGGAATGA
- a CDS encoding universal stress protein, whose protein sequence is MKNILVAVDHKNDAEILISHAVNIAKLTSAKIWLIHVTQADPDDFLAREAGPQYVYEKRAEERKEEKATIEKWAENVAKEYNVEVEGRIIEGSVIKSIRKLVEECNIDLVVAGHKKKNLVYGLFTSNKKKDLIDDLQIPLLAVPLG, encoded by the coding sequence ATGAAGAATATTTTAGTAGCCGTAGATCATAAAAATGATGCCGAAATACTTATTTCACACGCGGTAAATATTGCCAAGTTAACTAGTGCCAAAATCTGGCTTATTCACGTTACTCAAGCCGATCCCGATGATTTTCTCGCCAGGGAAGCCGGACCTCAATATGTTTATGAAAAAAGAGCAGAGGAGCGAAAAGAAGAAAAAGCTACCATTGAAAAATGGGCCGAAAATGTTGCGAAAGAGTATAATGTAGAGGTTGAAGGCCGTATTATTGAAGGTTCGGTAATAAAATCTATAAGAAAGTTAGTAGAGGAGTGTAATATTGATTTGGTAGTTGCCGGGCACAAGAAGAAAAATTTAGTATATGGCCTATTTACATCAAACAAGAAAAAAGATCTTATAGACGATCTTCAAATTCCGTTGCTGGCCGTGCCGCTGGGATAA
- a CDS encoding ion transporter, whose product MKTQPKPGWKSKIHEIIYEADTPAGKFFDVALLIVIAISIILVMLESVSDLNLKFYWHFYIAEWIITIIFTIEYILRVIAIKKPKNYIFSFYGIVDLLSTLPTYLAFIFGGHNLLFAVRALRLLRVFRILKVTRYIGESNRLLLALRNSRPKIIVFLFAVLIICVIMGTVMHLVEGEKGGFDNIPLSIYWAIVTLTTVGFGDIHPVTPLGRFIASFIMIVGYGIIAVPTGIVTSEITRSEKDKIPKNTQACPHCNETKHLDDAEFCHNCGKSLHEH is encoded by the coding sequence TTGAAAACGCAACCCAAACCAGGCTGGAAATCTAAAATTCACGAAATAATTTATGAGGCCGATACTCCGGCAGGTAAATTTTTTGATGTTGCCCTACTTATAGTTATTGCTATAAGTATCATCCTGGTAATGCTGGAAAGCGTTAGCGACCTTAACCTCAAATTTTACTGGCATTTTTATATTGCTGAATGGATTATTACCATAATTTTCACCATTGAATACATCTTGCGGGTTATTGCCATTAAAAAACCTAAAAATTACATTTTCAGTTTCTATGGTATTGTAGATTTACTTTCAACCCTACCAACCTATCTTGCATTTATCTTTGGGGGGCATAATTTACTCTTTGCGGTAAGAGCATTAAGATTACTTAGAGTCTTCAGGATTCTAAAAGTTACCCGATATATTGGAGAATCTAACCGACTTTTATTAGCATTACGAAATAGCAGACCTAAGATTATTGTTTTTCTATTTGCTGTGCTTATTATTTGTGTGATCATGGGCACGGTGATGCATTTGGTGGAAGGAGAAAAAGGAGGTTTTGATAATATTCCTCTTAGTATTTATTGGGCAATTGTGACCCTTACCACCGTTGGTTTTGGAGATATTCACCCCGTGACACCGCTCGGTAGGTTTATCGCTTCTTTTATAATGATTGTTGGATATGGAATTATTGCTGTACCAACAGGAATCGTGACTTCTGAAATCACTCGTTCCGAGAAAGATAAAATTCCTAAAAATACACAAGCCTGCCCACATTGTAACGAGACAAAGCATTTAGATGATGCTGAATTTTGCCATAATTGCGGAAAATCACTTCATGAACACTAA
- a CDS encoding sensor histidine kinase: MSFSALKNKYIDVKLILLLAAFYTLFNLVYLGKLAYMRAFVYREIVESWHDIIIHNVLIDWIIVVIYMSLIAISTKRLLDKNYSWIRIFLLHTLFSILIGFVIRFFFDLHGILLGLMTFADYSLKASIDRMIFVIDLNFLIYFAMIFIIYTYYYLKQVKETEKQKMLLESQLTNTRMKMLSSQLQPHFLFNTLNSISVLVEMDAKKAQDTIADLSDLLREILYSSEHYKVTLRKELRMLDYYLNILTLRFSDHLIIEKNIDESLLDHLVPSLLLQPLIENSVKHGYSYHNIHLKIVINIYKSRGYLVLSVYNNGKPLSEKQEALLEKGVGISNTRDRLLTLYGKRASFKIRNKEAGVETLIKIPFSKT, from the coding sequence ATGAGCTTTTCAGCCTTAAAAAATAAATATATAGACGTAAAGCTTATTTTGCTTTTGGCCGCTTTCTATACGTTATTTAACCTGGTATATTTGGGCAAACTGGCTTATATGCGAGCCTTTGTTTACAGGGAAATCGTAGAATCCTGGCACGATATTATTATCCACAATGTGCTTATAGACTGGATTATTGTAGTGATTTATATGAGCCTGATTGCGATAAGTACTAAGCGCCTTTTAGATAAAAATTATTCCTGGATTAGAATTTTTTTACTGCATACCTTATTTTCAATTTTAATAGGATTTGTAATTCGGTTTTTCTTTGATCTCCATGGGATTTTACTCGGCCTAATGACTTTTGCCGATTATAGTTTAAAAGCCAGCATAGACCGAATGATATTTGTGATAGATCTTAATTTTCTGATCTACTTTGCGATGATTTTCATCATCTACACTTATTATTATTTAAAACAGGTAAAAGAGACCGAAAAGCAAAAGATGCTGCTGGAATCACAACTCACCAATACGCGTATGAAGATGTTGTCTTCTCAACTGCAGCCACACTTTTTATTCAATACCTTAAATTCAATTTCGGTTTTAGTAGAAATGGATGCTAAAAAAGCCCAGGATACCATTGCAGATCTAAGCGACTTGCTTCGGGAAATCTTGTACAGTAGCGAGCATTATAAGGTTACTTTGAGAAAGGAATTACGAATGCTAGACTATTATCTAAATATTCTCACTTTAAGGTTTTCAGATCATTTAATAATCGAAAAGAATATAGACGAGAGCCTGTTAGATCACTTAGTGCCATCGCTACTACTACAACCCCTTATAGAGAATTCTGTAAAACACGGTTATTCTTACCATAATATACATCTAAAGATTGTAATCAATATTTATAAATCTAGAGGTTACCTGGTGCTTAGCGTCTATAATAATGGGAAACCACTTAGCGAGAAACAAGAAGCTTTGTTAGAAAAAGGAGTTGGGATTTCTAATACCAGGGATCGTTTACTCACACTTTATGGAAAAAGAGCGAGTTTTAAAATACGCAATAAAGAGGCTGGAGTAGAAACGCTAATAAAAATTCCCTTTTCCAAAACCTGA